The following coding sequences are from one Triticum dicoccoides isolate Atlit2015 ecotype Zavitan chromosome 4A, WEW_v2.0, whole genome shotgun sequence window:
- the LOC119289040 gene encoding probable methyltransferase PMT26 gives MALFDRNQRQRSSLFSTATVVVFAVLCLVGFWMVSPPSPEAVPAATVTASTADVKKAAEAVVKEKEEDRSIDATNNFKQDSANVVAEATTAAVEAEKPTVDAKGGEADGEKPASKNQSFDDENGRTEGGELVKPETAETDGAAAAAAAVAASQGKSVEDTVTDVKEQASTDTKESAGSGGQDANTEKSPADTKESIVSQEENPKEAAGGGSSKKQTFDDENGKMEGVDVVKDDGNKTFISEDNAKPIMEETTTAVTDKTEDAAAAVVSTEASAVTNPDDTKTSDVVEEEQKLLPETLENGQAELLMERAAQNGSFTTQAAESTNEQKTRAEKKKNKKKKKKAASKAEAEAEPEAAVSLPAHVWKLCNTSTGEDYIPCLDNEAAIKKLKTDIHYEHRERHCPAHPPTCLVPAPLSYKDPIRWPVSRSKIWYHNVPHTQLAEFKKRQNWVKVSGEYLTFPGGGTQFKTGGALHYIDLIQQAFPEVAWGRRSRVVLDVGCGVASFGGFMFERGVLTMSFAPKDEHEAQVQFALERGIPAISAVMGTKRLQFPSNVFDIVHCARCRVPWHINGGLLLLEVNRLVRPGGFFVWSATPVYQKLPEDVEIWGEMVKLTKAMCWEMVAKTRDTIDRVGLVIFRKPMSNHCYETRRQTEPPLCHPSDDPNAAWNISLRACMHRVPTDPSVRGSRWPQQWPERAEKAPYWLNSSQVGVYGKAAPEDFAADYAHWKKVVQNSYLAGMGIDWKSVRNVMDMRAVYGGLAAALRDMNVWVMNTVNIDSPDTLPVIYERGMFGIYHDWCESFSTYPRSYDLLHADHLFSKLKARCKVLPVLVEVDRILRPNGKLIVRDDKETVDEIVEGVRSMHWEVRMTVSKRKEAMLCARKTMWRPTEIEPGPPTR, from the exons TCGTCGGCTTCTGGATGGTCTCCCCTCCGTCGCCGGAGGCCGTCCCGGCGGCCACGGTGACGGCGTCCACGGCGGACGTCAAGAAGGCGGCGGAGGCCGTCgtgaaggagaaggaggaggaccgcTCCATCGACGCCACCAACAACTTCAAGCAGGACAGTGCCAACGTCGTCGCGGAGGCCACCACGGCCGCTGTGGAGGCCGAGAAGCCCACCGTGGACGCCAAGGGCGGCGAGGCCGACGGCGAGAAGCCGGCGTCCAAGAACCAGTCGTTCGATGACGAGAACGGCAGGACGGAGGGCGGGGAGCTCGTGAAGCCGGAAACCGCCgagacggacggcgccgccgctgccgctgccgccgtgGCTGCTTCCCAGGGGAAGAGCGTGGAGGACACGGTGACAGACGTGAAGGAGCAGGCTTCTACCGACACCAAGGAAAGCGCAGGCAGCGGCGGTCAGGACGCGAACACTGAGAAGTCGCCGGCTGACACCAAGGAGAGCATCGTCAGCCAGGAGGAAAACCCGAAGGAGGCCGCCGGCGGCGGCTCTTCAAAGAAGCAGACCTTCGACGACGAGAACGGCAAGATGGAAGGCGTCGACGTGGTGAAAGATGACGGCAACAAGACGTTCATCTCAGAGGACAATGCCAAGCCAATCATGGAGGAGACGACCACCGCCGTCACGGACAAGacggaggacgcggcggcggccgtGGTATCGACCGAAGCCTCCGCCGTCACTAATCCCGACGATACGAAGACGTCGGACGTTGTCGAGGAAGAGCAGAAGCTTCTTCCGGAGACTCTGGAGAACGGGCAGGCGGAGCTGCTGATGGAGCGGGCGGCGCAGAACGGGTCGTTCACGACGCAGGCGGCGGAGTCGACAAACGAGCAGAAGACGCGCGCCgagaagaaaaagaataagaagaagaagaagaaagcggCAAGCAAGGCGGAAGCGGAAGCGGAACCGGAGGCGGCGGTGTCGTTGCCGGCGCACGTCTGGAAGCTGTGCAACACGAGCACAGGCGAGGACTACATCCCGTGCCTGGACAACGAGGCCGCCATCAAGAAGCTCAAGACCGACATTCACTACGAGCACCGGGAGCGGCACTGCCCCGCCCACCCGCCGACGTGCCTCGTCCCGGCGCCGCTGTCCTACAAAGATCCCATCCGGTGGCCAGTCAGCCGCAGCAAGATCTGGTACCACAACGTTCCGCACACGCAGCTGGCGGAATTCAAGAAGCGTCAGAACTGGGTGAAGGTCTCCGGCGAGTACCTCACGTTCCCCGGCGGAGGCACGCAGTTCAAGACCGGCGGCGCGCTGCACTACATCGACCTGATCCAGCAGGCGTTCCCGGAGGTGGCTTGGGGCCGCCGGAGCAGGGTGGTGCTGGACGTGGGGTGCGGCGTGGCCAGCTTCGGCGGGTTCATGTTCGAGCGGGGCGTGCTGACCATGTCGTTCGCGCCCAAGGACGAGCACGAGGCGCAGGTGCAGTTCGCGCTGGAGCGCGGCATCCCGGCCATCTCCGCCGTCATGGGCACCAAGCGGCTCCAGTTCCCGAGCAACGTGTTCGACATAGTCCACTGCGCCCGGTGCCGAGTCCCCTGGCACATCAACGGCGGATTGCTCCTCCTGGAGGTGAACCGCCTGGTCCGGCCCGGCGGTTTCTTCGTGTGGTCCGCCACCCCCGTGTACCAGAAGCTCCCCGAGGACGTGGAGATCTGGGGCGAGATGGTGAAGCTGACCAAGGCCATGTGCTGGGAGATGGTGGCGAAGACCAGGGACACCATCGACCGGGTGGGCCTCGTCATCTTCCGGAAGCCGATGAGCAACCATTGCTACGAGACACGGCGGCAGACGGAGCCTCCGCTGTGCCACCCGTCCGACGACCCCAACGCGGCGTGGAACATCTCGCTGCGGGCGTGCATGCACCGCGTCCCCACCGACCCGTCGGTGCGCGGGTCGCGGTGGCCGCAGCAGTGGCCGGAGCGGGCGGAGAAGGCGCCCTACTGGCTGAACAGCAGCCAGGTGGGCGTGTACGGGAAGGCGGCGCCCGAGGACTTCGCGGCGGACTACGCGCACTGGAAGAAGGTGGTCCAGAACTCGTACCTGGCCGGCATGGGCATCGACTGGAAGAGCGTCCGGAACGTGATGGACATGCGGGCCGTGTAcggcgggctggcggcggcgctgCGGGACATGAACGTGTGGGTGATGAACACGGTGAACATCGACTCGCCGGACACGCTGCCGGTGATCTACGAGCGGGGCATGTTCGGGATATACCACGACTGGTGCGAGTCCTTCAGCACCTACCCTCGCTCCTACGACCTCCTCCACGCCGACCACCTCTTCTCCAAGCTCAAGGCCAG GTGTAAGGTGTTGCCGGTGCTGGTGGAGGTGGACCGGATCCTGAGGCCGAACGGGAAGCTGATCGTGCGGGACGACAAGGAGACGGTGGACGAGATCGTGGAGGGGGTGAGGTCGATGCACTGGGAGGTGAGGATGACGGTGTCCAAGCGCAAGGAGGCCATGCTCTGCGCGAGGAAGACCATGTGGCGGCCCACGGAAATCGAGCCGGGGCCGCCCACAAGATAA